Proteins encoded together in one Microbacterium oxydans window:
- a CDS encoding glycoside hydrolase family 1 protein, whose protein sequence is MTPEPVRPSAPSGLRWSAATSAFQIEGSRPTGETGRSIWDDFLERPGAIVDGSTADPACDSYRHPEADVDLAAGLGLDRYRFSIPWARVQPDGRGQGDGGALDHYSRLVDRLLDAGVTPFPTLFHWEMPSEIEADGGWLARDTAERFADYTEIVAGRLGDRVAHWYTLNEPAMTTLQGYAVGALAPGKQLLFGALPTAHHQLLAHARAAAVLRSRGATAVGLVNNHTWVLPLHDSAEDQQAAAIYDLIHNRVFSEPLLAGAYPDLEALGLPSMPVHDGDLAAIGGSIDFYGINFYNPTTVTAAAADSPIPFDIVPTPGVPVTGFGPEWPIMPEALRDLLVDLHTRHPHLPPVIIGENGASFPEPERATRVEDADRIAYLSGHIAAVGEAIDAGVPIEEYTVWSLLDNWEWADGYTQRFGLVHVDFETGQRTPKASYDWYRELITSSRTATTATTPTTVTEGTR, encoded by the coding sequence ATGACCCCCGAACCCGTTCGTCCGTCCGCGCCCTCCGGGCTCCGCTGGTCGGCCGCGACCTCCGCCTTCCAGATCGAGGGGTCGCGCCCCACCGGGGAGACCGGACGATCCATCTGGGACGACTTCCTCGAAAGGCCGGGCGCGATCGTCGACGGGTCGACGGCGGACCCCGCGTGCGACAGCTACCGGCATCCGGAGGCGGACGTCGATCTCGCCGCCGGTCTCGGACTCGATCGCTACCGGTTCTCGATCCCCTGGGCGCGCGTGCAGCCGGATGGCCGCGGGCAGGGGGACGGAGGTGCGCTCGACCACTACTCGCGACTGGTCGACCGTCTCCTCGACGCCGGCGTCACTCCGTTCCCGACGCTCTTCCACTGGGAGATGCCGAGCGAGATCGAAGCCGACGGAGGCTGGCTCGCGCGCGACACGGCGGAGCGCTTCGCCGACTACACGGAGATCGTTGCCGGCCGCCTCGGCGACCGCGTCGCGCACTGGTACACGCTGAACGAGCCGGCGATGACGACGCTGCAGGGGTATGCCGTCGGTGCTCTCGCGCCGGGGAAGCAGCTGCTCTTCGGCGCGCTGCCGACCGCCCACCACCAGCTGCTGGCGCATGCCCGCGCGGCCGCCGTGCTGCGTTCACGGGGCGCCACCGCGGTCGGACTCGTCAACAACCACACGTGGGTCCTGCCGCTGCATGACTCGGCCGAGGACCAGCAGGCCGCCGCGATCTACGACCTCATCCACAATCGGGTCTTCAGCGAGCCGCTCCTCGCCGGCGCCTATCCCGACCTGGAGGCACTGGGACTGCCGTCTATGCCGGTGCACGACGGCGACCTCGCCGCCATCGGGGGTTCGATCGACTTCTACGGCATCAACTTCTACAACCCGACCACGGTCACCGCGGCCGCGGCGGACAGTCCGATCCCATTCGACATCGTGCCGACGCCGGGCGTGCCGGTCACGGGCTTCGGCCCGGAATGGCCGATCATGCCCGAGGCACTGCGCGATCTCCTCGTCGACCTGCACACGCGACACCCGCACCTGCCGCCGGTGATCATCGGAGAGAACGGCGCGTCCTTCCCGGAGCCGGAGCGGGCGACCCGGGTCGAGGATGCCGATCGGATCGCGTACCTGTCCGGACACATCGCCGCCGTCGGGGAGGCGATCGACGCCGGCGTGCCGATCGAGGAGTACACGGTGTGGTCGCTCCTGGACAACTGGGAGTGGGCGGACGGATACACCCAGCGGTTCGGTCTCGTGCACGTCGATTTCGAGACGGGGCAGCGGACACCCAAAGCCTCGTACGACTGGTACCGGGAGCTGATCACGAGCTCGCGCACCGCGACGACCGCGACGACGCCGACGACCGTGACGGAGGGGACGCGATGA
- the holA gene encoding DNA polymerase III subunit delta, which yields MAASRPSSRGGAKPTKIPQVSWREPHPAPIVLVSGPEEVCAERAIAGVRDYLRAEDPALEVSDVRADDYAPGTLLSLTSPSLFGEPRLVRVSGVEKCSDAFIQEAVSYLDNPQEGATVVLRHTGASVRGKKLLDALRAGTGGGIEIACPAIKRDGDRVDFAAGEFRTAKKRIAPPALRALVSAFADDLTELAAACQQLIGDVEGDITEEVVTKYYGGRVEVSAFVVADTAIAGRYGEALIALRHALSSGADPVPMVAAFAMKLRTMARVAGNREPSRQLAQRLGMKDWQVDRARRDLAGWNERSLGMAIQATARADGEVKGAARDPIFALERMVTVIATRQPFGE from the coding sequence ATGGCAGCTTCGCGTCCCTCTTCCCGCGGTGGCGCGAAGCCCACCAAGATCCCCCAGGTGTCGTGGCGCGAGCCGCATCCCGCGCCGATCGTGCTCGTCTCCGGTCCCGAAGAGGTCTGCGCGGAGCGGGCGATCGCCGGAGTCCGCGACTACCTGCGCGCCGAAGACCCTGCCCTCGAAGTGAGCGATGTCCGCGCCGATGACTACGCGCCCGGCACGCTGCTCTCGCTCACCTCTCCGTCGCTCTTCGGCGAACCGCGCCTAGTACGTGTGTCCGGTGTGGAGAAGTGCTCCGACGCCTTCATCCAGGAGGCCGTGTCGTACCTCGACAACCCCCAGGAGGGGGCGACGGTCGTGCTCCGGCACACCGGTGCGAGCGTGCGCGGCAAGAAGCTCCTCGACGCTCTTCGCGCCGGCACGGGTGGGGGCATCGAGATCGCGTGTCCGGCGATCAAGCGCGACGGCGACCGCGTCGACTTCGCTGCCGGGGAGTTCCGCACGGCCAAGAAGCGCATCGCCCCTCCGGCCCTGCGCGCGCTGGTCTCCGCGTTCGCCGACGACCTGACCGAGCTGGCGGCCGCCTGTCAGCAGCTCATCGGCGACGTCGAAGGCGACATCACGGAAGAGGTCGTCACCAAGTACTACGGCGGCCGGGTCGAGGTCTCGGCATTCGTGGTCGCCGACACCGCCATCGCGGGGCGCTACGGCGAGGCGCTCATCGCCCTCCGCCATGCTCTCTCGTCCGGCGCCGACCCGGTGCCCATGGTCGCGGCCTTCGCGATGAAGCTCCGCACCATGGCCCGCGTCGCCGGGAACCGAGAGCCGAGTCGACAGCTCGCACAGCGTCTGGGGATGAAGGACTGGCAGGTCGACCGGGCCCGCCGTGACCTGGCCGGCTGGAACGAGCGGTCGCTCGGCATGGCGATCCAGGCGACGGCGCGTGCTGACGGCGAGGTCAAGGGTGCGGCCCGCGACCCGATCTTCGCGCTCGAGCGCATGGTCACGGTCATCGCCACGCGCCAGCCCTTCGGCGAGTAG
- a CDS encoding MFS transporter, with translation MTEVAGTRTVRVGARWMSLFTLAWLAIWTVQLTPVQLLLPLQLDTPEDDWIRGVVSSGLVLGIGGLAGIIAGPASGALSDRVAAGRHRRRPWAIGGVLLTAVCLVLTGYADGPWAVGAGWVGVSIGVAVSSAAFTALIADQLPSTQRGAASAAVGSSQAVGIVVGVGLVVLLGLGIREGYLLLAAVIAVVGTVTALLLPDPPSTEAMRPKPVGRRRLASLRDRDFAWMLSGRLVTNIGNALGTALFLFFLLHGLGQPNAVAQDNLLLLIIVYTVFVVIASVVTGLVSDRTGNRRTLTVAATVVQAASGVAIALVPTFEMTMVAAALMGLGYGAFSTVGLAFAADLLPDEQDHARDLGIVNVTAALGQLIGPVLGAGLVALVGGFWLVFVAAAVLSLVGGVLTAVARQPARS, from the coding sequence ATGACCGAGGTGGCGGGGACCCGCACGGTGCGGGTGGGTGCGCGATGGATGTCGCTGTTCACTCTGGCCTGGCTCGCGATCTGGACGGTGCAGCTGACGCCCGTCCAGCTGCTCCTGCCGCTGCAGCTCGACACGCCGGAGGACGACTGGATCCGCGGAGTCGTGTCGTCGGGGCTCGTGCTGGGGATCGGCGGACTCGCGGGCATCATCGCGGGACCGGCATCCGGTGCGCTCTCCGACCGTGTGGCCGCGGGGCGGCACCGTCGTCGTCCGTGGGCGATCGGCGGCGTCCTGCTGACGGCCGTCTGCCTCGTTCTCACGGGCTATGCCGACGGCCCGTGGGCCGTCGGCGCGGGCTGGGTCGGCGTGTCGATCGGCGTCGCCGTCTCCTCCGCGGCCTTCACGGCGCTCATCGCCGATCAGCTGCCGTCGACGCAGCGGGGTGCCGCCTCCGCTGCGGTCGGGTCGAGCCAGGCCGTCGGGATCGTCGTCGGTGTCGGTCTCGTGGTGCTCCTCGGCCTCGGCATCCGCGAGGGGTATCTGCTCCTGGCGGCGGTGATCGCCGTCGTCGGCACCGTCACCGCCCTGCTGCTGCCCGATCCGCCGAGCACCGAGGCGATGCGCCCGAAGCCCGTCGGGCGCCGTCGCCTCGCCTCGCTGCGCGACCGCGACTTCGCCTGGATGCTGTCCGGCCGCCTGGTGACGAACATCGGCAACGCGCTCGGGACGGCCCTCTTCCTGTTCTTCCTGCTGCACGGGCTCGGCCAGCCGAACGCGGTCGCGCAGGACAACCTGCTGCTGCTGATCATCGTCTACACGGTCTTCGTGGTGATCGCCTCGGTGGTCACGGGACTGGTGTCGGACCGCACCGGCAATCGCCGCACGCTCACCGTGGCCGCGACCGTCGTCCAGGCGGCGTCCGGCGTGGCGATCGCGCTCGTGCCGACGTTCGAGATGACGATGGTGGCCGCCGCGCTGATGGGACTCGGCTACGGCGCCTTCTCGACCGTGGGACTCGCCTTCGCCGCCGATCTGCTCCCCGATGAGCAGGACCACGCGCGGGACCTCGGCATCGTCAACGTCACGGCCGCGCTCGGGCAGCTGATCGGGCCCGTCCTCGGTGCGGGACTGGTCGCGCTCGTCGGCGGCTTCTGGCTCGTCTTCGTCGCCGCCGCGGTGCTGTCGCTCGTGGGAGGAGTGCTCACCGCGGTCGCGCGTCAACCCGCGCGGTCATGA
- a CDS encoding alpha/beta fold hydrolase, with the protein MSAQIVLVHGIRTSSTMWRAQLSYLDAHGYASTAVDLPGHGTRMAEDFTLHEALHTIDVAVRAAAEHGPVVLVGHSMGGLLCLAYVGGAQQPPVAALIAASCTSLPHGAGLAAYRLFTRAVDALPDRGMWLTGRILEATIPEETRSDFAAGGYALDTQDAALRSLAALDIAAALPRITVPLWFVNGQYDQLRLNESLFRRLAPHAELVIVPRTTHLVTAMRPSIFNAVLRLAIATVEQDATDS; encoded by the coding sequence GTGAGCGCCCAGATCGTCCTCGTCCACGGCATCCGCACTTCGTCCACGATGTGGCGAGCCCAGCTCAGCTACCTCGATGCGCACGGCTATGCATCCACCGCCGTCGATCTCCCGGGACACGGCACCCGGATGGCCGAGGACTTCACGCTCCACGAGGCGCTGCACACGATCGACGTCGCCGTCCGCGCCGCGGCCGAGCACGGACCCGTCGTGCTCGTCGGGCACTCGATGGGCGGACTGCTGTGCCTCGCCTACGTCGGCGGCGCCCAGCAGCCCCCGGTGGCCGCACTGATCGCCGCTTCCTGCACCTCGCTCCCCCACGGCGCGGGGCTGGCCGCCTACCGACTCTTCACCCGCGCCGTCGACGCGCTCCCCGACCGGGGGATGTGGCTCACCGGACGGATCCTCGAGGCGACGATCCCCGAGGAGACCCGGTCGGACTTCGCCGCGGGCGGCTACGCGCTGGACACGCAGGATGCCGCGCTGCGCAGCCTCGCCGCCCTCGACATCGCCGCCGCCCTCCCCCGCATCACGGTTCCGCTCTGGTTCGTGAACGGTCAGTACGACCAGCTGCGCCTGAACGAATCCCTGTTCCGACGACTCGCCCCGCACGCAGAGCTGGTCATCGTGCCGCGCACGACCCATCTGGTCACGGCGATGCGACCGTCGATCTTCAACGCGGTGCTGCGGCTCGCGATCGCGACCGTGGAGCAGGACGCAACCGACTCATGA
- a CDS encoding ABC transporter ATP-binding protein, with protein MHCVTPSTRPRRTTVPEPLLRVSDLNVTFETKARTVHAVRGVSYEVNRGEFLAIVGESGSGKSVSSMAVMGLLPSTANVTGSITYDGKELLGSSDRQLSKMRGSDIAMVFQDPLSALTPVYTIGQQIIEGLKLHQPGLSAQALDARAIELLDIVGIPEPRRRVKSFPHEFSGGMRQRAMIAIAIANDPKLIIADEPTTALDVTIQAQILDVLQTAKDITGAAVVLITHDLGVVAGNADRVAVMYAGRIVETAPVDELFAHPAMPYTIGLLRSMPNMVDNRSARLVPLEGRPPLLTEVPKGCPFADRCPAVISACHDIEPELVPVAPLQSAACIRSEEIVDGRLPRDQVFSPPAPVEEIVREVETRGTVLEVEDVKRHFPLTKGTVFRRRVGTVRAVDGVSFSLQGGKTLGLVGESGCGKSTTVMEVMELAKPQSGRIAVNGIDTASLSPSERRALRTDIQIVFQDPAASLDPRMTVEELIGEPLTVHDVPAKEISRRVRRMLELVGLEPSYAQRYPHEFSGGQRQRIGIARALVVEPKILVLDEPVSALDVSVQAGVINLLEDLKQQLGLSYLFVAHDLAVVRHIADDVAVMYLGRIIEYGDADAIFENPRHPYTRALLSAVPIPDPQIERSRERILLSGDLPSPTESITGCAFRKRCPLYAILPPEQQAECETRSPELRTVEGRDVSCHWAEQEILQPA; from the coding sequence ATGCACTGCGTGACGCCGTCGACCCGACCTCGGAGAACAACCGTGCCTGAACCTCTGCTTCGCGTCAGCGACCTCAATGTCACCTTCGAGACGAAGGCCCGCACCGTGCACGCGGTGCGCGGCGTGAGCTACGAGGTCAACCGCGGCGAGTTCCTCGCGATCGTGGGCGAGTCCGGTTCGGGCAAGTCCGTGTCGTCGATGGCCGTCATGGGCCTGCTCCCGAGCACCGCCAACGTCACGGGATCGATCACCTACGACGGCAAGGAGCTCCTCGGATCCTCCGACCGCCAGCTGTCGAAGATGCGCGGCTCCGACATCGCGATGGTGTTCCAGGACCCGCTCTCCGCGCTGACGCCGGTCTACACGATCGGCCAGCAGATCATCGAGGGCCTCAAGCTGCACCAGCCGGGCCTCAGCGCCCAGGCTCTCGACGCCCGGGCGATCGAGCTGCTCGACATCGTCGGCATCCCGGAGCCGCGGCGACGGGTGAAGTCGTTCCCGCACGAGTTCTCCGGAGGAATGCGCCAGCGCGCGATGATCGCCATCGCGATCGCGAACGACCCGAAGCTGATCATCGCCGACGAGCCGACGACCGCCCTCGACGTCACCATCCAGGCGCAGATCCTGGATGTGCTCCAGACCGCCAAGGACATCACCGGCGCCGCCGTGGTCCTCATCACCCACGACCTCGGCGTCGTCGCCGGCAACGCGGATCGCGTCGCCGTCATGTACGCGGGCCGCATCGTCGAGACCGCGCCCGTCGACGAGCTCTTCGCTCACCCGGCCATGCCGTACACGATCGGTCTGCTGCGTTCGATGCCGAACATGGTCGACAACCGCTCCGCGCGTCTGGTGCCCCTCGAAGGGCGTCCCCCGCTGCTCACCGAGGTGCCGAAGGGCTGCCCGTTCGCCGATCGCTGCCCCGCCGTCATCTCGGCGTGCCACGACATCGAGCCGGAGCTCGTGCCCGTCGCTCCCCTGCAGTCCGCCGCGTGCATCCGCTCCGAGGAGATCGTCGACGGTCGGCTCCCCCGCGATCAGGTGTTCTCCCCGCCCGCACCGGTCGAGGAGATCGTGCGCGAGGTCGAGACGCGCGGCACGGTCCTCGAGGTCGAGGACGTCAAGCGGCACTTCCCCCTCACCAAGGGCACGGTCTTCCGTCGCCGCGTCGGCACCGTGCGTGCCGTCGACGGCGTCAGCTTCTCGCTGCAGGGCGGCAAGACCCTGGGCCTCGTCGGGGAGTCGGGCTGCGGCAAGTCGACCACCGTCATGGAGGTCATGGAGCTCGCCAAGCCCCAGTCCGGGCGCATCGCCGTCAACGGCATCGACACCGCGTCGCTGTCGCCCTCCGAGCGCCGCGCGCTCCGGACGGACATCCAGATCGTGTTCCAGGACCCGGCGGCGTCGCTCGACCCCCGCATGACGGTCGAGGAGCTCATCGGCGAACCGCTCACGGTGCACGACGTGCCCGCGAAGGAGATCTCCCGCCGCGTGCGCCGCATGCTCGAACTCGTCGGACTCGAACCGAGCTACGCGCAGCGGTACCCGCACGAGTTCTCCGGTGGCCAGCGTCAGCGCATCGGCATCGCACGCGCGCTCGTCGTCGAGCCGAAGATCCTCGTCCTCGACGAGCCCGTCTCGGCCCTGGACGTCTCGGTGCAGGCCGGTGTGATCAACCTGCTCGAAGACCTCAAGCAGCAGCTCGGGCTCTCGTACCTCTTCGTCGCGCATGACCTCGCCGTCGTGCGCCACATCGCCGACGACGTCGCTGTCATGTACCTCGGGCGGATCATCGAGTACGGCGACGCGGACGCCATCTTCGAGAATCCGCGTCACCCGTACACCCGTGCGCTGCTGTCGGCCGTGCCCATCCCCGATCCGCAGATCGAACGCTCGCGCGAACGCATCCTCCTCTCCGGAGACCTGCCGTCGCCGACGGAGTCGATCACGGGGTGCGCGTTCCGCAAGCGGTGCCCGCTGTACGCGATCCTTCCTCCCGAGCAGCAGGCCGAGTGCGAGACCAGGTCCCCGGAGCTGCGCACGGTCGAGGGACGCGACGTCTCCTGCCACTGGGCGGAGCAGGAAATCCTGCAGCCCGCGTGA
- a CDS encoding PH domain-containing protein: MSTHSADRIVIRGASGWWISGVLAALFAYMLLDAAVRAEWSTILLALPWMCALLLVCWGLLIRPCLIVQPSGLTVVNIVRTHALPWREIADLHVRYQLVITLRDGTVIRAWGSPTVRPARSDPDTPKPPRNRAFVGVVEAIEQARDEVGRPADRGDRPSVRVVWWPMVALAVAVALGITTARLIG; encoded by the coding sequence GTGAGCACGCACAGCGCCGACCGCATCGTCATCCGCGGTGCGTCCGGATGGTGGATCAGCGGTGTGCTGGCCGCGCTGTTCGCGTACATGCTGCTCGATGCGGCCGTGCGCGCCGAGTGGTCGACGATCCTGCTGGCGCTGCCCTGGATGTGCGCGCTGCTGCTCGTGTGCTGGGGGCTGCTCATCCGGCCCTGCCTGATCGTCCAACCGTCCGGACTGACCGTGGTGAACATCGTCCGGACGCACGCGCTCCCCTGGCGCGAGATCGCCGACCTCCACGTGCGCTACCAGCTCGTCATCACGCTGAGGGACGGCACCGTGATCCGCGCCTGGGGCTCGCCCACGGTACGCCCCGCCCGCAGCGATCCGGACACCCCGAAGCCACCGCGCAACCGCGCGTTCGTCGGGGTGGTCGAAGCCATCGAGCAGGCCCGCGACGAGGTCGGTCGCCCTGCCGACCGCGGGGATCGCCCTTCCGTGCGCGTCGTGTGGTGGCCGATGGTCGCGTTGGCGGTCGCCGTGGCGCTGGGGATCACCACCGCGCGTCTGATCGGGTGA
- the rpsT gene encoding 30S ribosomal protein S20 produces MANIKSQIKRNKTNEKAHERNKAVKSELKTLIRSTRTAVTAGDKAAAEAGLKKAAVKLDKAVSKGVLHKNQASNRKSALAKQVASL; encoded by the coding sequence GTGGCAAACATCAAGTCGCAGATCAAGCGCAACAAGACCAACGAGAAGGCTCACGAGCGCAACAAGGCCGTGAAGAGCGAGCTCAAGACGCTCATCCGCTCGACCCGCACGGCCGTCACCGCCGGCGACAAGGCTGCCGCCGAGGCCGGCCTGAAGAAGGCTGCCGTCAAGCTCGACAAGGCCGTCAGCAAGGGCGTCCTGCACAAGAACCAGGCATCGAACCGCAAGTCGGCTCTCGCCAAGCAGGTCGCTTCTCTCTGA
- a CDS encoding ComEC/Rec2 family competence protein: protein MRRRDFRLLPLASAGWGAALLCVFIPSASWACATGCGLAAVAVLAALTSRRCRGGVASAYGGLAVVILVVAAGIAATVGSVLPAREYAASWGGRVVELIAELTSSASVGQDGRLWIEATTTTLGSPGETASSSAPVRIGVEPVEGFDLGAVVRVVGEAEATDAGEHSVLVVYASRAEITQPAGGVFGIAATLKRGFVERSSELPEPGAGLLPGLAVGDTRAVTPELNADMRTSGLSHLTAVSGANCAIVVGALFWLTACCGGGRGLRVVVAVAGLAAFVVLVTPEPSVVRAAVMAAVGMLTVLSGRPSAGAGMLSLCAVGILLADPWLAATPGFALSVAASGALILLAPPLSRGLSRVMPEPVALAVAVPLAAQLACGPIIALFSEQQSLIGVAANLIAAPAAPIATVIGLLACLAAPVPVLADLLASSAWLPAAWIATTATTTARLPGAQLLLPAGLPSSVLVALVSACVAIVLIRFARSPRNAPSGRGMRIVHRGAAAVLIVVLSLAGSRMLLDGPLATATAPDGWAIAACDVGQGDAVLVRSETRVALIDAGPDPGPLSGCLRSLGVDRIDLLVLTHYDLDHVGGVAAVRGRVGLVLHGPVVEDDERRLLDDLASAGAQLHQASAGQHGMLGTAAWRVLWPQPHAVAFPEGNDASVVMEFDGGGVPRSIHLGDLSAAPQRMLLRTAGLGRYDVVKVSHHGSADQAPELYEAVQARAALVSVGADNDYGHPRTETLDLLGATGARTLRTDQHGRILLGLHDGELQVWTERAPP from the coding sequence ATGAGACGGCGTGATTTCCGTCTGCTCCCGCTCGCGTCGGCGGGCTGGGGAGCCGCCTTGCTGTGCGTGTTCATCCCCTCGGCGTCCTGGGCGTGCGCGACCGGCTGCGGTCTCGCGGCAGTAGCGGTGCTGGCCGCTCTCACCTCTCGGCGGTGCCGTGGTGGGGTGGCGTCCGCCTACGGCGGGTTGGCGGTCGTGATCCTCGTCGTGGCGGCGGGGATCGCGGCGACGGTGGGGTCGGTGCTCCCTGCGCGCGAGTACGCCGCATCGTGGGGCGGTCGGGTCGTGGAGCTCATCGCGGAACTCACCTCATCCGCCTCGGTCGGTCAGGACGGACGCCTCTGGATCGAGGCGACGACGACGACGCTCGGCTCCCCGGGGGAGACGGCCTCGTCGAGCGCGCCGGTGCGTATCGGGGTCGAACCGGTAGAGGGGTTCGATCTCGGGGCGGTGGTGCGCGTGGTGGGTGAGGCCGAGGCGACGGATGCCGGCGAGCATTCGGTGCTCGTGGTCTACGCGAGTCGTGCCGAGATCACTCAGCCCGCGGGCGGGGTGTTCGGCATCGCAGCGACCCTCAAGCGTGGCTTCGTCGAGCGGTCGTCGGAGTTGCCCGAGCCCGGCGCCGGGCTGCTCCCCGGACTCGCCGTCGGCGACACCCGCGCGGTGACACCGGAGCTGAACGCCGACATGCGCACCAGCGGCCTCAGTCACCTGACCGCGGTCAGCGGAGCGAACTGCGCCATTGTGGTCGGCGCGCTCTTCTGGCTGACGGCGTGCTGCGGAGGAGGACGAGGCTTACGGGTGGTCGTGGCCGTCGCCGGCCTGGCCGCATTCGTGGTCCTGGTGACCCCGGAGCCGAGCGTGGTGCGAGCGGCGGTCATGGCCGCCGTGGGCATGCTGACGGTGCTGTCGGGCAGACCGAGCGCGGGTGCCGGCATGCTCTCGCTGTGTGCGGTCGGGATCCTGCTGGCCGACCCGTGGCTGGCGGCCACGCCCGGGTTCGCGCTGTCGGTCGCGGCGTCGGGTGCCCTGATCCTGCTCGCGCCGCCGCTCTCACGGGGGTTGAGCCGGGTGATGCCGGAGCCGGTGGCGCTGGCCGTCGCGGTCCCGCTCGCCGCCCAGCTGGCCTGCGGCCCGATCATCGCGCTCTTCTCCGAGCAGCAGTCGTTGATCGGTGTCGCCGCGAATCTGATCGCCGCGCCCGCCGCCCCGATCGCGACCGTGATCGGCCTGCTCGCGTGCCTGGCCGCACCGGTGCCCGTGCTCGCGGATCTGCTCGCGTCGTCCGCCTGGCTTCCGGCTGCGTGGATCGCGACGACCGCCACGACGACGGCACGACTGCCCGGCGCACAGTTGCTGCTGCCGGCGGGGCTCCCGAGCTCCGTCCTCGTCGCCCTCGTCAGCGCGTGCGTCGCGATCGTCCTGATCCGGTTCGCCCGCTCGCCGCGGAACGCGCCGTCCGGACGGGGAATGCGGATCGTGCACCGGGGAGCGGCGGCCGTCCTCATCGTCGTGCTCTCGCTCGCGGGGTCGCGCATGCTCCTCGACGGGCCGCTGGCCACAGCGACAGCACCCGACGGGTGGGCGATCGCCGCCTGCGACGTCGGGCAGGGCGACGCCGTGCTGGTGCGCTCCGAGACCAGAGTGGCGCTGATCGATGCGGGACCCGATCCCGGGCCGCTGTCGGGCTGCCTGAGGTCCCTCGGTGTCGATCGCATCGATCTACTGGTTCTCACGCACTACGACCTCGACCATGTCGGCGGGGTGGCCGCGGTCCGCGGCCGGGTGGGACTGGTTCTCCACGGCCCCGTGGTCGAAGACGACGAACGACGTCTCCTCGACGACCTCGCGTCCGCAGGGGCACAGCTCCATCAGGCATCCGCCGGTCAGCACGGCATGCTCGGCACGGCGGCGTGGCGCGTCCTCTGGCCGCAGCCGCACGCAGTGGCATTTCCCGAGGGCAACGACGCGAGCGTGGTGATGGAGTTCGACGGCGGAGGTGTACCCCGTTCGATCCATCTCGGTGACCTCTCTGCGGCACCCCAGCGCATGCTGCTGCGCACGGCCGGGCTCGGCCGGTACGACGTCGTCAAGGTCTCCCACCACGGCAGCGCCGATCAGGCTCCGGAGCTCTACGAGGCGGTGCAGGCGCGTGCGGCTCTCGTCAGCGTGGGCGCGGACAACGACTACGGCCATCCGCGCACGGAGACCCTCGACCTTCTGGGTGCGACCGGTGCGCGCACGCTGCGCACGGACCAGCACGGGCGCATCCTGCTCGGCCTCCACGACGGAGAACTACAGGTCTGGACCGAGCGGGCCCCGCCGTGA
- a CDS encoding ABC transporter permease — MTLDPTQLDAPPLEPENDESPSLPRWRLILKRTFSTKRAWIGASVLVLMFLLAYVGPLLYPWSATDQDYLSFNKGPSLEHWFGTDTIGQDIFAQSMAGLQKSLLIGLIVGPLTAIIAGVVGAIAGYVGGVWDRVIVWIIDLLLVLPSFYILVLLSPLFKNLAWVALVVFLPLFGWMVLARVIRGQTMSLRERDYVKAARFMGVGGFTIIRRHILPNVASLLIIDATLGVGAAILAETTLSYFGFGIQPPDVSLGTLLAAGSAAATTRPWLFIPPAILLVATVLASSLLGDALRDAVDPTSENNRA, encoded by the coding sequence ATGACGCTCGATCCCACGCAGCTCGACGCTCCGCCGCTCGAGCCGGAGAACGACGAGTCTCCCTCTCTCCCGCGCTGGCGGCTGATCCTCAAGCGCACCTTCTCCACGAAGCGCGCCTGGATCGGTGCGAGTGTGCTCGTCCTGATGTTCCTGCTCGCCTACGTCGGACCGCTGCTGTACCCGTGGTCCGCGACGGACCAGGACTACCTGTCGTTCAACAAAGGGCCCAGCCTCGAGCACTGGTTCGGCACCGACACCATCGGCCAGGACATCTTCGCGCAGTCGATGGCCGGCCTCCAGAAGTCGCTGCTCATCGGTCTGATCGTCGGTCCGCTCACGGCCATCATCGCCGGTGTGGTCGGCGCCATCGCCGGATACGTCGGCGGGGTCTGGGACCGCGTGATCGTCTGGATCATCGACCTGCTCCTGGTGCTGCCGAGCTTCTACATCCTCGTGCTGCTCAGCCCGCTGTTCAAGAACCTCGCCTGGGTCGCCCTGGTCGTGTTCCTCCCGCTGTTCGGCTGGATGGTGCTCGCCCGCGTCATCCGCGGTCAGACGATGTCGCTGCGCGAGCGCGACTACGTCAAGGCCGCGCGGTTCATGGGCGTCGGCGGATTCACGATCATCCGCCGCCACATCCTCCCCAACGTCGCCTCGCTGCTGATCATCGATGCGACCCTGGGTGTCGGCGCGGCGATCCTCGCGGAGACGACGCTGAGCTACTTCGGCTTCGGCATCCAGCCCCCCGACGTGTCCCTGGGCACGCTGCTCGCCGCGGGAAGCGCGGCCGCCACCACCCGCCCCTGGCTCTTCATCCCACCGGCGATCCTCCTCGTCGCCACTGTGCTCGCCTCGAGTCTGCTCGGAGATGCACTGCGTGACGCCGTCGACCCGACCTCGGAGAACAACCGTGCCTGA